The Engystomops pustulosus chromosome 7, aEngPut4.maternal, whole genome shotgun sequence DNA window GGAGTATGTCGTGTAATATTTGTTGTTATTATTGTACTCATTCACTTTAGTCAGTTTACAGCCCATCATCTCCATTCACACATTGATAGCTCTCCATTACCGTGTAAGATTGCCCTGGTTTTCTCCGTCTACGCTGCCTGACATATCCACTTGAGTCTGAACTACATCCGTTTAACCATATTGCTATTTTCTACTATTATTTTACTTTCTGGCATCCGAAACTGCCTGTAATGTCCTTGTTACTTGGCAACACGCTCGGCCATATTGCCGTCAGATTGTGCGTGTGTAGCGTGTCTCACCTATGTCTTCTTACTcaacctccccactaccaggtaGTCCATTGGTTCTGAAGATGGATGTAGCCCATAAAAGCGGCCATTTGGAGCTTTACTTACAACTTGCATCCTACGCCAAAGTAcagcacaggcggtcccctactaaagaacacccaacttacagacgacctctagttacaaacggacctctggatgttggtaatttactgtactttagccttaggctacaataatcagctgtaacagttatcacaggtgtctgtaatgaagatttattgttaatcttggttcttatgacaatccaacatttttaaaatccaattgtcacagagaccaaaaaaaatttggctggggttacaattaaaaagtatacagttccaacttgcgtacaaattcaacttaaaggaaacctaccacttctgaaggtaggtatgagatgcaaacaccgggcaccagctcagggtgagctggtgccggtgcttagtctcgttagtgttaaaaccgcggtatcgcggttttaacactttttaaactttctagcagaaactgcttcggcgctgcgtgcgcacgatcgtgcgcgcgcctacattggaaatgccgcaggcgttgcgcgcgcacggtcgcgcgcagcgccgaagcagtttctgctagaaagtttaaaaagtgttaaaaccgcgataccgcggttttaacactaacgagactaagcaccagctcaccctgagctggtgcccggtgtttgcatctcatacctaccttcagaagtggtaggtttcctttaagaacaaacctacagaacctatctagtaCATAACCCGGGTACTGCTTGTATATGATACTGGACACATTGGGGGAAGTTTATTGGGATTTATTTGGCTTAAATCTGGCCCCCGGCCAAGAATTGTGCCTATTTCCCCCTCCATGCCACCTCCATGTCGTAGACGTGTGAAAAGCCAGGTAAATGTAAACAACTCATGTCTATTAATtatccaaaatatataaattacaaacaacccaaaataaaaacacttaaagtacAAAAAATAATGTACACAAACAAGCAATTGTTGGTGTAGGAGGTGGCCccacaatacatacagtatatgatactggacacattgggggagatttgttGGGACTTGTATGGCTGAAATCTGGTACACTTCCAGGGATTGCACCTATTCCCTAtctacaccacctccatgcctgTGGTGGAGTGGGCCGGCAAGGGGCATTACTGCCAAAAAGGCTATACAAAGGCTATAGTCTGTGCCCGTAAGGGGCAGGCTATAGTGCAATTCTGGACCAGACATAGAACTTCCTTGGcagcacagcctccccccccccccccctcccccacacgaaACCACTTGATCTTAGAGGGAGGAGGGTTCATCAAACTATCTGCAccaatgtatgataaatgtgccccatagagcgtAAAACGGATCAATTCGAGTAGAAATTTGCTTTCCCATGGAATTAACCGTTTACTAGAAATGGTTTTGTTGACTATAGTTAGAATTCTTCTGACTCGACTTCTTTAGCTAATTAAAGTCTCATCCCGTCCTCGAAGTTTTCCAATAGTCCATATAATCTCTATTtgttgatggtgtagaggcaggaaTGGAGAGAGGATGGATAAGATGGATCAGCCACTTCTAATATCTATGTATTTTATAGTAACTCTGATGCTGcagtgttattcctcctggaaatgtatgaaaTACCACCCATCACCTTGTTATTAGGGTTGTCCGTAGACAGTCTGACGCCATCCAATCAGACACCCCAACAAAACAAATTCCTTTGTTCTCCGTTATAGTTTACCGGTTTCTAACCTGTGACtaatttttcttatattttatacaTCTCGATATAACACTTTGGAAACGTATTTAAAGGGAATTACCACTATGGCATCTTCTCCTGGATCCCGACGCTggtcttcattaaaggggtattccaggaattagcataattcatattcaaatcggtcattaaaatataagctaatgtgtaattagttatttaaaattttggtccccttagtaaaaaaaaaaatgttgtggtcaTACAATATAATGAAGGCTTGAATGCTATTGGCCCTTTAATCAATCCTGTGACTTTgtacctgtggaggagacacaggacaggagatgGCCGatagtcacatgtcctgcacctgcttgggcaggtcatgtgatcaccactgttTGTCTGTAGTCAGTTGCtcccagtgcatccagtatggccggtgttgtggtgagacatcatctcagtaaGGTAATGTGGAGTGATggctgttacacatcattactatggtaacagagctggACAGACTGTTATCtcttcactgggagcagagcataagagggaggaactGTTACTTAGAACTGAGGGATCATagtagttgtagttgtagatggcggccatcttggagataactccacctactttagaaagcccataacattttgtgaataattaaagcaaactatttaagctcccttGTgtcatgtattcatttatttatggtATTACAGGttttttcccagaataccccttaatCTTGACCTGCCAGGATCGCTGTAAAAAAAAGATTTAGGAAAGGCAGCTATAGAGCGCCGGACGCGATGTCCAACGCTGCGGGCTGTTAATTTTTCACGCCTCTCGCTTGATGGCACCTCCCTCTCTACCATGGCagagggaggcatctatcacTCAGCGCTGGCACCCTACAGAAGACGGCAATAACCAAGTATATGTTTAGTTTAACttagtggtagatttcatttaaataatAAAAGGACATGTTCCTGTCACTAAGGACTCagttcagcctccctgactgtataaaaTGGTATCTCAGGTTATTTAACAAAAGGTAGATAAAAGGAATAACCACAGTACAACCCTAAATAGCAGATATGATTTTATTTCTGGCTGGTGTCATGTtgtgctgaagcatcatgggattaatgaccaaaaaaaaatggaaaccgatgcagatgtatgtatgtgtatataatatatacaaggtatataatgcaaggatgaaaagttgttgttttttttattagagttcctaaaagtttttttttttttgctctgcatttattttttttcattgattaCAAAGGTCAGTGTCAAACCTccaccaacccctttaataaggaaACCATTTTACTAGAGAACTGATAACATCCAGTTTCCATTGTATTCTTACATTTCCTAGAGGAATACCGGAAGCGCACCACAAtgctttgtattattttttttgtacagaaaagCATCTGAAACCCTTACAGCACAGTTTGTgttttaaaagaaataaaactaGTCTTGCACTTTCAGCGTGAGATATTATGTATAAAATGCACCTTGTATGTCTCCTAGTGTCCTCATGGTGTATCCATCCAAAAATTGAAAGATATTTTTCCATCACCTAAACAAGGCGTGGATGTCCGATATATCCAGTGGATGAGTGGCAAGCTGCGATTCTGCTGGAGAACCTTACAGGCGGCTCATCTAGAGGAATGTGCTGTTTTATATAAGGTAAGAAGGATATGTGAGCCTCCAGGGCTTGACGTTTCTGGAGATCTGTTACAGTGTGACAGTGgcaaactatataaatgtggtatctttgtgatcgtaccgacctacAGAAATAAGTGGAGGCGTTGTCTGAAGCGCGCAATGTAAATCGTAAGAACAGAGCAGATGCATTTTTTtccatcaatttcactgcatggaATATAAAGGCATGGAATGCAGcatggtgactcagtggttagcattacagccttgcagtgcttggGACCTGGGCTCAAGTTCcagggtaaacatctgcaaagatttattatgttctctccgtgtttgcctgggtttcctctgggtcctctggtttcctccttcTTCATTCCAAAACATgcaaggttgattagattgtgagccacattggggactgtggacatgctctgtgtagcgctgcgtaatctgtgagcactttataaataaaggaattaattattattataaaacactGACTCTAGGGAGTACAATttattacgcaaaaaacaagcccacataCAGTTCTGTACAAAGATAAAGTTATGGAcggggagttaaaaatggaatTGCAAAAAATTTAAACTGTCTGGTCCTCTTAGGGTTTATTTCCCCATCTGGGATTATTAAAGTTTTTATCCAAATATACATAGTGGGTGTTGGATTTATTATTCATTAGCATTTGGATGAATGGTGCCTAGCAAGAATACAGTTCATCTCACTAAAAAACAAGTTCTAatatggaattaaaaaaaatggaataattaaaggaaacctaccatgttaTTTGATGCATtctgaaacaaacataccttgagaatgctgtagctacactgatgcaggatcatatattggttaatccctgtgctgagtggttttgctgataaaacaattataacattatgataatgaagctgtcttgCTTCTGTGGCTCCttcagtgcttctcctagcacattagttatgcactgctttaCAGGATGATgaaatccctgggttgtgcctgaaggcagaataatcaattgctgcatcatCCCCCCGCCGCTGTGTTTTAGtgctccagctcaggttgattagttctgtctggactaATCAACATGTGTCATACAAGCTCTGTGTAACTTGTGCAATCATGcagtccagctttcccaaggtcctgaacgttactgttttttcagcaaaaccactcaactcagggattaaccaagatatgtttctgcatcagtgtagctacagcagtctcaaggtatgtttgcttcataatgcatcaaatcaaatgttagGTTACCTTCAATGAACTTTAAAGGGGGCGGTGCAGGACGCAGGGTTATACATAATTCCAGTGTCTTTTAACACCCAAGAGCAGCCACACCCTAGACCTACAGATGGAAGGTGAATGACTTTAGCAGGAAGACACTACTAGTAACATAGGTCCCTAATATGTTCCTCCAGAGTCTGTGACTTTAACCTATTTCAATTGCAAACTATCAGCCGATAACAGCTGCTCCTGCTCATGACTGTACAAGTGCTTTGAAGTGGCACATAAGCCGCCGGAGAACTGGAGCAGCTAGAGATGTTGGCCTCCGGCATCCCAGGAGGAGAGTCCAAACTCATGcgtaaaaggctttttttttgtacatgggTCTCTAATTTGTAACAGCGTCCTCATTCCTGCCGAGCGCTCTAAGCTTTATGAGGATCTTTTGTTCCGATGAATTAGAATGGGAGTCACATTAAATCAGCTAAGAGGCTTGTAAAACTCTGCCGCAACCTCTAACCCGTGCGGTCGAAGACTATGCTGTGTCTATGGAATACTCTGCCAGGTATAGATCGCTAATTATATCTCTGTTTTTTTTATCGGATTTTAACATGCAAAACGTAGTCCCTGCAAGAATACATTTTATGGTAAAGACTTCATAAAATTAAgtcatattttttttcccccgtctAGATCCATTCCTATACACAAGGCTGCCACATTGACAAGGCCGCCGGTCATTTGTCTGTCAAGGAAACTGAGCTTGTTCGACGACATAAAAGCTGTGAAAAGGTAAGTAAATAATACCAAGCTGAAGCAGTTTTTCTATAGTGATAGACCAGTCAGAAAAATCCATTACGTAAGAGCGGAGGAAGTAATGGATTTATAAGTGCTGCCCAGAGCAAACAACAAGGACAATGACGGCCGTACAACGTCCCTTTTTGAAAAAGAGAATAGGAAACCAAACAAAAATTCTCTCGTCGTTCTCTGATCTGCGCCTCAGGACTCGATGTGAACGTGCTTCACCCGCAGATAAATAAAATTTTCTCCAGGACAGCGGAGACATTGATGGGAGATGCCATCTTTGTTTAATTGACTAAGGCCTGGTTTATGACTATTACCGGAACATACTGTTCTTATTTCTATTACAGGCTATTAAAGGGGCAGCCTTTTAAATGATTGGATTGCATCTGTAATGATGTACAAATTATTTTCCTAATaggtttttataaaaaatgttactAGATTTCTCTTCTGGAGATTAGAGATGATCAAGCTGACCATAAACTTCTCTTAGTATGTGTTTTTAACTGTGATGAACCGCCACTCCCCAGTTCAATTACAGGGTGCACCTGCGCTAGGGAGCCTCACAAATTGGCCTTTAAACTTCGTCCAATTATGCAAAATGGCGTCTTTACACTTATTACTACTCTCCCAGCACCCAATTCGGTCAGGGAAACCAAATGCATCAGAATCCCAGACACCACACACATAGCGGACGCACAACCACACGATGTACCCCTCTTACTACTTACTTAAACTTACTTCCCAAAGCCACTCTATGCCCCAATACAGTCACACACTTATTACATGCACTTCttagctgctgctgccaccactttTACAATTACGGCTTACGTGGCACCTACACCAGGTGCGGGCATATaaacccagatacacactcctcCAGGTGCTGTATGGGTTACCTGGATATACACTTGCTTTATAGCTACTGCTAGACACTCACAGGGTAACACGGATTAGTGGTAAGTCACCTCTCCAGAGTTATGGGAACATGGAGAGCACAAGGAAAAGCTTTAAATTACAATTTAATGTGCAAAAAGGCACAACGCTTGTAGGTTACAAAAAATGGTGAAATAAAAAGACATGCATGCAAAGCAAAAACGggaataaaatatagaaaaaaaactaattggaTTGGCATAGAGATCCTCGGAGGAGAACAGATGTAATCCTGGGCAGCTCTACAAAATTGGTTGCATCTCCTTGAAAGTGTCAATGAAATGCTGCTTTTAAATAACCACTTAATCTGCCCCCTTTGTCATGTGAGAGGGGCGCATAAATTCAAATATGTGAGTTTTGCCCCGGTTTTCTTTGTATCATTTTGACATATTGTTAAGCAGCCATTTTCCCAAATGGCAAACGCCTATGAGACTCGGAGTTACAAAGTCTGTATCAATTAATATTTGTATTCATGGGACAAAGGTGATTTCCTCTGGGAAAGAAGGTGCGTCATAACCCAGAATGTATTACATTAACCAAATAGGAAAAGACAGATAGGAGATACACACTATGCTTCTCTGATGGATTCCTCTGCATAAGAGAAAAACTATCCTGCAGTGAGTGTGAGAAGAAACATATACAGTGCAGATGAATGGACTCAATGGTCGGTTTCAGCTGCcgaacctggacatattgctggattggtggctAATTTGCCCTATTCAGCccccaatctggcaatatgtccagctCAGGCCGCTGAAACCAAACATTGGGTCCCCACATCTCTACTGTAGATGCTGCTTCTCACACTCCCTGCAGGATAGTTTTTTCATGGTGCAGAGAATCCATCAGAGAAGCAGCCTGAGTTGTGTATCTCCCATCTGTCTTGACTATCCTAAAACCACAAGGGAGATGTTACTCTTTACACTAAACTGATGTCGGGCTGCTTCTGTGATGGATTTCTCTGCACAAGGGAAACCCCAAACTGGAATCAGTGTGAGAAAAAGCATCCATAGAGGAGAAACAAGAAaaaatttaattacatttttttaaaaaaacctattgGGGAAATGATTTTCAACTATAATGGTGCAATGCAAAAATCTTAAACCAAATTTTACTGTACATAGTAAATCCAAGATCCCAATTAGCCCATGGTGGCCTATACccatgcgtaatctgtgtgcgctataacaagaattattattattatcagccaTGTTGTTTGGGGGGGAGCCAATCGGGAATAGATTTGTGACCCCTTCTTTTGTATCTTCTGACCATAGTCCGCTCCTGTCTATAATGTGGCTATCCTGGAGGAGCATTTGATGACCCCTCACCCTGCCCACATTGTAACCCACTCTGCTTGCACTAGATTCCTGGAGATGATGCTACAATGGAGGATGCAGGATGCATCTTTTTTTGATAATAAAACAGAAAGTCGTCCATTCAGTTCTGTTCCACATAGAATTTAATAGACCTTATCTTCCATTACGCTTCAGTTATTAATGGAAGAAAAAAGACGCAGGCTCCTGGTCTAATTTTTTCCACTATTCGGAACAGAATGTGTAATCAAAACCGCCGAGAACAAGTGTGAATTTATCCGCACTGGTTATATTTCTTAATCCAAGCAAAGTGGAATAAAATCATGAGATTAAACTAATGGTCTCTGAGAGAAGATGGGTTACTTTACTGGTATTCTACGAGAGATCAGAAAGAAAATattcatattatattttgataagtgCTATTTTTAGAAGCCATGCAATAAGACATGATTATTGATGTAGGAAATCCTCTTTCCTTAGTTACTGCAGGCCCTGGAATCCGAGACGTCCTACCTAGAAGCCTACGTGGAGTGGAAACATGTAGAATCCGTGTACTGGCAATGGATGGTAAGGACATTCGCTTGCACATGGCAAAACGAGATACCCCTTCATTCCACTCATTTGTAGTGGGCGGCTGTGCCACCACTGCTCTGAACCATTGTACATTTCACCATTTTACTTCACTCTTAAATGGAATATTTAGAATTTTGACCAGAAAAAATGGGTTACTTACTACAGACTTTGAGCTCTGTGTTTTACATGACACTGATAATTTTATGTGTTATCACCTCACAGGACACGGTCTTGGAGTCTGCATGTGAAGATGAATGTGGCTCCTCCACTCTCACTAAGAATACAATATATGTCTCTAGTAGTTCTCATCCAGAGTATACACCTACAGATATAAAGGAGTTAAGCAAGTGCTTACATCACACACAGGATCAGCTCCACAGACTCGCTGCGCTCAGCAATTCATCCTTACCGGAACAGGTATGAGGTTGTATTGAATATGGCAAAAACTAATGAAAAACAAATAATTAAGGAGTGTTTGCTTTTAGCCCCCGGATTATATGAGGAACTGGCATCCCTATGAATGTTTATTCTTAACCGTTGTCCCTTCTCCGTATGGGGTTAATTTTGGTAACTTTCAAATTAAAGCGCACCTCATAGTTTCAGAAAACCTTTGCTCTGTCATAGCAATTAGAATTAGGCTTAGAAATTAATTTCTGGCACAGGACATGCAGTTAAATCATCCAAAGCGTACAGCTCTTGGTGAAATGGACCCCATTTTCTCATTCAAAGTAGGAATCAAGATGTATTAGAAGTGCCACCTGCCGGttgtcctagagcagtggtggcgaacctatggcacgggtgccagaggtggcactcagagccctttcagtgggcactcaggccttcaacCCAGCAccagctgccaggactacacaagaaggtgtggatagagatggattatcgttggagctcctgctctgggtcccgtgattcttccttttcaggggaccctggaaggaagctgtaATTCAAatgtctccatcttctttctattgtattggtgtcctcaggatgccaatacgattgacaCTTGTGAAACAGCTTGGATCACTAGGTTACTGttgaaattgtcatgttggcactttgcgacataaaagtaggttttgtttgtaggttgggcactctgtctctaaaaggttcgccatcactgtcctagagtaaAGACAATGGACCAAAAGGAAAGAACTATCTCCAAAAGCCTAGTGGGTTCCTAATGGTTATAGAGACATACGAGGCGATTTATCAAAAgtaacaactagaacagttctagacacttttgataaatctcctcgaTCGTGTCTCTGCTTGAAAAAGGTACCGTAATGGGATCATAACTAATGCAACGGATGTGCATCAATAAATATAAAGACTGGGAGGACACTACAGTCCAATAATATGATTTATTGTAGGAATTGTGTTAGGTATTCATATCAGTGAATGTCTCCATGATATTTGGAGCATGTGTTTTCCCCAATATTAGTATTGGGAGAAGTGGATGGAACAGGGTAAGACCTGAAAGACTCAGAAATTGGCTCAGTGTAGGTGAATTGGGGGTACATCGCAACCTTCCTTAGTGTTTCTAGCAGTGTCAGGACATGTGGTAGGCACCAGGACTGGGGCTACTGGAAAAGTAACAGAGCAGATGATAAATACAGATTTAGTGTGTTAACCACCCTTAGGAGACcacttttcaccaatttcaatgaCTAAACTTGCCTTTAACTGTGCACTAAGGGCAATAAGTACACAAGTAATCGGCTATCAAAATAAATGGACGTGTAGTGTTCGAAGTGCTGATTTTGTGCCTGGGGGAGAGTTAGTTCATATTAGCAAGTGACTGATTGGTTTCTGGAGTTAATATGCGATATACACCTGCAGTGTTCAGAAATAATCCGCCATCTACCAAAAATAGTCTGTAATTTATTGCTGAAATCAATCTCATTTATAAGAAAATTAACAAAGTTCCTCCCATTTGCCACAAATAGATATTCCCAACATTCAGCATGAACTCTGGATGGACGCGTAAAGTAAAGGTGGATTTAATTGGAGTTTTAAAGGGCAAGACTTGGATCTGGGCAAATGGTACAAAAATGGCACATTTAGGTTAAAACAGATTTTTGGGGAGATAAACTGCAGTAACCTAGCATGGCCACTAACCATTGTACAGAgctggctgcatctagctccatACACTGTACTTCTGGTGGCATGGATGGTTATGTCAGCTGATTGGTGTTTCTACTGGGCACTGGACCTCCATTGACTGAAAGGTGGGTCATCAATATCGAAATCCTGGAGAACACCTTCTAAGGACATTCTGGTTCTATGAATCTCAGGAGATTCCATGGATAGAAGACAGTTTATCCATGTATAAAAGTGGGCCTCTCTATGCAGGAAGGTCCTCTATTAGATATAATGTGGAAAATTAGGTATGAAATAAGGTTgctacattggggcatatttatctgtATCTAAAAGTTGGACAGTCAGTATTGTAAAGATATGTTAAAGAGAtttttaccaccaggatcaaggattgtaaaccaagcacactgacatactggtgtgtggccactgtggcaggatccactattcttttagcttctcattccCTTGTTTGCACAAAACAAgctgtaaaattatgcaaataagcttgagCTGATAATTGAGCCTGGAGTGACAAGTGAGTCTAGGAAAAGTCTTGAAAACCTTGTCCTTTACAAAAAGGTGTACCCTAGGCAAAAGATGTGAGAAGCTTGAAGACCTACCTCAgtatgtatagggcagtgatggcgaacctttaagcgaccgagtgcccaaactgcaacccaaaaccccccttatttattgcgaggtgccaaccaaaaattaaagcagtaacttattgctccctgttcaacaactttcaatcatattggcctcttgaggacagcaacacagtagaaagatggagaattttcatcattttagcttctttccagtgtccctctgcacacacaaaatcgtggggccagcaggaggtcctccaaagataatttggccctgtctactcattgtccctctttctacagtcccaagtagcgaagtaagtatcaaaatatgactgaaagcagcattttaagttgcttgggactgcaggaagattctttgagtcctgtctggtgcgctggggcgatggcccgggtgcccacagaaagagctctgagtgctgcctctggcaccagtgccataggttcgccaccactggtataggggaaCAATGGTTACTTTacctaccagaatgttttttTGTAAGCCAGCACACCCAAAGGAACACCTCGCCAACTCAAGGTGAACATGCATGGTGAACTCAATGCAGATGTTCTCCTCGATGGTAATTTGAACCTTCTCCGCTCCACCACCACTTCTTCAGTTCTCCTTTTAAGAATCTGGCCATGGCCTTACCATAACTACGCATGCTTGGCTTTGACAATAATTCTCTCCACCTGCATCTCCCAATGCGGGCAATTCACAAGGCCTTCTCGTAGACTTGTCATAGCTCCAATGAGATGATTGAGCTCTTGCTATGGTCGATAGGTTCTGATGTTAGGACACTTCTCTATCGAGTAAATATTGAGCAAGCGACATCTTTAAAAAAGATATTCTCGGTCAGAGTAGAAGAAGTTATTTATATACAAATCCCGAGACTTGACATTTCTTGGTTCTTCAGGGAAATGTTATCTGAGCGTCGATGTGTGATTATGTGAGCGCCGCCCCCATCCTGCCGCGTTGGCTTCACATTCACGTCGTGTAAATGGCATTTTGCGTATGAAGCAAACAATCTTTATTACTAATCATTTCCAATTGTTGTACTCACAATGCCGCCAGCCGAGGCAGGTTTATCTTGTACTGGAGCCCAACTGCCGAAatttcctcctttttttttttagcttttatttCATAATTACTTTTAATTTGCTGTTGTATATCGTCTCCGTGTTCTACTTGACAGATGAAAGAATTGGAGAAAGAATTTAGTGAAAAGGAGCTGAAGAAAATAAAACAAGAGGTAATAAAGAAAACTGAACCTTTCATACCTGCGGGTGTCGATGCCACCGATCTCCATGGTTCTTATCGTCTTGTTCTTAAAGAACACAAGCTTCAGAAATCTGTAAATAAGGATTGTTCTATAAATGACGTTCATGTCACCGAGGTGACTAAGTGCTTACAGTCTGCCATACGGGAAATGGAAGTCGAGTATTACCATCTGCAGGATcggtgcaggaagaggctggatgaCATGGCGGAAGAGTTGGACGGGGTTATTTGTATTCCTCCAGCAAAGGGATAATTTTATTTCTTAATAAATTATGTAACACATTGTTATGTCTGTTGTTTGAATTGTCATGTCTTTGTACTCATATATTTggttataaagattttttttttaaaaagggaagGTATTGCCACAAAATGACTAGGTGTCTTCACCAAGCCGCAGATGACTAGTGGACAGCAGTCCCTACCCTGGATAAATGCAAGGTACAGAATAACAGACAATAAAACAAAGTCTGTCAAACCAGGTCAAAATCCAAGATAGTGGCGAGATACAAAATCATAAGGTAAGTAGTCCAGATTCAGGCAAAAGGGCAGAATTGCATTAGAATATCCAAGTATCAGACAGAACCAGAAAGACACATTCAGTAACGGGTACAGGTATACTATACTAACAGCTATAAGTAGGATCTTTGGACGCAATTGCTGCAGCTGATTGGTTCAGCCTTCCATCACTCCAGCTGGTACCTGAGACAAACTCCGAGAAAGTTAAGAAACAAATTGGAGAGGTTGCTGTCCTGTCCCTCAAACTGCCTCCCGCAGAACATCACACCCGTGTATGGTTTCCAGACAGGAGACCTGATCTGCA harbors:
- the TEDC1 gene encoding tubulin epsilon and delta complex protein 1, coding for MKRVNSLKESLCALCRVLSASGSYWDPETFRKSKFNRPEATAEFWRLLYSLLRQIFPGRNDPSPWTHEEITTADCVRYVKCFLQIQGYGRLEFYRLPDDGEEGSREILLAFSWLLHKVKILEILLEKKRVKVGDHITVCLCPHGVSIQKLKDIFPSPKQGVDVRYIQWMSGKLRFCWRTLQAAHLEECAVLYKIHSYTQGCHIDKAAGHLSVKETELVRRHKSCEKLLQALESETSYLEAYVEWKHVESVYWQWMDTVLESACEDECGSSTLTKNTIYVSSSSHPEYTPTDIKELSKCLHHTQDQLHRLAALSNSSLPEQMKELEKEFSEKELKKIKQEVIKKTEPFIPAGVDATDLHGSYRLVLKEHKLQKSVNKDCSINDVHVTEVTKCLQSAIREMEVEYYHLQDRCRKRLDDMAEELDGVICIPPAKG